A region of Armatimonadota bacterium DNA encodes the following proteins:
- a CDS encoding DUF4815 domain-containing protein, translating to MTDSTFDAARNYKKICYRVDRDLLNTELNEAQDIAAHERMALLDKILAPGTILSGLVGTVAGSDVTIADGIVYIDGCAVNVPGAALSFPASGDYIIYVDVFRREVTASEDASLVNPLTGEPTAEREKWIAALQTRDTSGDPLPEGALSRTVVPVYTFDVDTGELRPYVCISSQGSDILSILADHIGHAGLERHPAVSSESAGFMTPTQLADLESKAENTDLTALSSALNTHKSSSDHDGRYFTETESNANFAPKSHVGSGGTAHSNATTSTAGFMAPADKTQIGDHETRIDTIEAALPGKADNADVTAVSNALSAHKSSSDHDGRYYTETESNANFAPHSHIGSGGTAHSDATTSDAGFMAPADKTQLADHETRIDAVEAALPEKATEVELQVLATAFTWHRTSNDHDGTYYPKTESNARYSPLRYFQDQMKWYCGYSYDGVSLLEYGVMSANNGMIWQGKCDANSEHKLMTHLKATSYTITALFEFYHITGTLTMETGSRVTLGDPGTYPPKVPGGKIYLVQIYPDSYTNAIIHVSGSGDVGFSLNIFPGDNRQLCRAFDPGHEDDQSYT from the coding sequence ATGACCGACAGTACATTCGACGCGGCTAGAAACTACAAGAAAATCTGCTACAGGGTGGACAGGGACCTCTTGAATACCGAACTCAACGAAGCCCAAGACATAGCGGCTCACGAAAGAATGGCCCTCCTCGATAAGATTCTAGCGCCGGGGACGATCCTTTCGGGCTTGGTGGGAACTGTAGCTGGCAGCGATGTGACAATTGCCGATGGTATCGTCTATATCGACGGCTGCGCTGTGAATGTTCCTGGCGCAGCGCTGTCGTTTCCAGCGTCCGGCGACTACATTATATATGTGGATGTGTTCCGCAGAGAGGTCACGGCATCAGAAGATGCGTCCCTCGTGAATCCGCTCACCGGAGAGCCGACAGCAGAACGAGAGAAATGGATCGCCGCGCTGCAGACACGCGATACGTCAGGTGATCCGCTCCCAGAGGGAGCGCTGTCCAGAACAGTTGTGCCGGTGTACACCTTTGATGTCGACACAGGAGAACTTCGACCATATGTCTGCATCTCCAGTCAAGGCAGCGACATCCTTTCGATACTGGCGGATCACATCGGTCATGCCGGACTGGAACGCCACCCGGCTGTAAGTTCAGAATCCGCTGGTTTCATGACACCGACCCAGCTTGCCGATCTTGAATCCAAGGCTGAGAATACCGACCTGACAGCCCTATCGAGCGCTCTGAACACACACAAATCATCATCCGATCACGACGGCAGGTATTTTACCGAGACCGAGTCCAATGCGAACTTCGCTCCGAAATCCCATGTCGGTTCGGGCGGCACAGCTCACTCGAATGCAACTACTTCAACTGCGGGATTTATGGCACCTGCTGATAAGACTCAAATTGGCGACCACGAGACACGTATCGATACAATAGAGGCTGCACTGCCCGGAAAAGCTGATAATGCGGACGTGACCGCTGTCTCCAATGCCTTGAGCGCACACAAATCGTCATCAGATCATGATGGCCGATATTACACAGAAACCGAATCCAATGCCAACTTTGCTCCACACTCACACATCGGTTCCGGCGGCACGGCTCACTCAGATGCAACCACATCCGACGCTGGTTTTATGGCACCGGCGGACAAGACCCAGCTTGCAGATCATGAGACCAGGATAGACGCAGTTGAGGCTGCGCTCCCTGAGAAGGCCACAGAAGTTGAACTGCAGGTGCTTGCGACTGCATTTACCTGGCACAGGACATCTAATGACCACGATGGGACATATTACCCTAAAACAGAGTCCAATGCCAGATATTCGCCCCTGCGCTACTTCCAGGACCAGATGAAATGGTACTGCGGATACAGCTATGATGGCGTCAGTTTGTTGGAATATGGAGTAATGTCCGCGAATAACGGCATGATCTGGCAGGGCAAGTGCGACGCCAACTCCGAGCATAAATTAATGACTCACCTGAAAGCTACGTCATACACGATAACAGCGCTTTTCGAGTTCTATCACATAACCGGCACCCTGACAATGGAAACCGGCAGCAGGGTAACCCTCGGTGACCCCGGCACGTATCCGCCGAAGGTTCCGGGAGGCAAAATATATCTGGTGCAAATCTATCCCGACAGCTACACAAATGCGATTATCCATGTGTCCGGATCGGGGGATGTAGGGTTCAGTCTGAATATTTTCCCGGGCGATAACCGCCAGCTTTGCCGTGCATTCGATCCCGGCCATGAAGACGACCAGTCGTATACATAG
- a CDS encoding baseplate J/gp47 family protein, translating to MTTRRGRLPYVDKDYDSIREELISRIPQLTERWTDFNSSDLGVVLLELFSGIADMLTYYIDSQAAECYLPTARQRQNIINLCSLISYKLHGPIAASTQVQFTLDQALTCGILIPSGTALLAPDEALEVPFITVQDVSIPAGQTQCDVDAIQGQLVIEEFVSTGIACSSIKLARTDVAHGSIQVSVSGVEWTQVEHFVESSSDDTHYVLATDGLDNVSIIFGDGKNGAFPGNGKQIQVTYLATFGSDGNLAPHRITKMLSTIYMQSGESVRFTIDNPIAATGGADRESQEHAKLVAPATVKSTWKAVTRDDYIALCLAFPGVAKAKIQDINDDPGLLIYSVRICIAPEGGGLPSPLLKSQILDYLDSRRLLTIDAGIVDPVYIAVDVSADLYIYPGEVIETVRERAQQALENYFDFDNQDFGQKLYLSDLIVLLDGVQGVSHVVLREPFADVLPGIREIPVLGSVALTIAEVQ from the coding sequence ATGACAACCCGACGCGGCAGACTGCCGTATGTAGATAAAGATTATGATTCTATCCGTGAGGAGCTTATATCTCGGATTCCTCAACTCACTGAACGCTGGACTGACTTCAACTCGAGTGACCTGGGTGTAGTGCTCCTCGAGTTGTTCTCAGGGATCGCGGATATGCTCACATACTATATCGACTCCCAGGCGGCCGAATGCTATCTTCCGACAGCACGGCAGCGGCAGAACATCATAAATCTGTGCTCACTGATAAGCTACAAGCTCCATGGACCAATTGCTGCAAGCACTCAAGTTCAGTTCACACTGGATCAGGCGTTGACATGCGGCATCCTGATTCCATCCGGCACGGCGCTCCTGGCGCCGGACGAGGCCCTCGAGGTGCCCTTCATCACCGTTCAGGATGTGAGCATCCCCGCTGGTCAGACTCAGTGTGATGTGGATGCAATCCAGGGTCAACTCGTGATAGAAGAGTTTGTAAGCACCGGTATCGCCTGCTCAAGTATAAAACTGGCCCGCACGGATGTGGCACACGGCTCTATTCAAGTGTCGGTATCCGGCGTTGAGTGGACACAGGTCGAACACTTCGTCGAAAGCAGTTCTGACGATACGCACTACGTTCTTGCTACAGACGGATTGGACAATGTGTCTATCATATTCGGCGACGGCAAGAATGGAGCTTTCCCTGGTAATGGAAAACAGATACAGGTAACGTATCTGGCGACGTTTGGTTCCGACGGCAATCTCGCGCCTCACCGGATTACGAAGATGCTGTCTACCATATATATGCAAAGCGGCGAGAGCGTGCGTTTTACAATTGACAACCCCATCGCGGCAACGGGTGGGGCGGACAGGGAATCGCAGGAGCATGCAAAGCTCGTGGCCCCGGCTACCGTGAAGTCCACCTGGAAAGCTGTGACAAGGGATGACTACATTGCTCTGTGTCTTGCGTTCCCAGGCGTGGCTAAGGCTAAGATTCAGGACATAAATGATGATCCCGGCCTGCTGATCTACAGCGTCAGGATTTGTATCGCGCCGGAGGGCGGCGGGCTGCCGTCGCCTCTCTTGAAGTCTCAGATCCTCGACTATCTTGATTCGAGGCGGCTTCTGACGATAGATGCTGGTATAGTCGATCCGGTCTACATTGCGGTCGATGTCAGTGCCGATCTCTACATATACCCAGGTGAGGTTATTGAAACAGTCCGTGAGCGGGCACAACAGGCACTGGAAAATTACTTCGACTTCGATAACCAGGACTTCGGACAAAAGCTTTATCTGTCCGACCTGATAGTGCTTCTGGACGGAGTGCAAGGTGTGAGCCATGTGGTCCTTCGTGAGCCATTCGCGGATGTTCTTCCAGGAATACGCGAGATACCGGTTCTAGGCAGCGTGGCGCTCACCATAGCGGAGGTGCAGTGA
- a CDS encoding amidoligase family protein, whose protein sequence is MPYTVDGSHFDGRTLANLMKIFYKQQELIIQALGVRADRLAKYTKRIDPDLIRRIDCKRPKTLDEMNKLWYGAFNSSPQHYDSQRYYVAARIMLRRAAIRAARLRIALHNISPCRIW, encoded by the coding sequence GTGCCATATACTGTAGATGGTTCGCATTTCGATGGCCGTACCCTCGCCAACCTCATGAAGATCTTCTATAAGCAGCAGGAGCTTATCATCCAGGCACTCGGTGTTAGAGCGGACAGGCTGGCTAAATATACCAAGCGGATCGATCCTGACCTGATAAGGAGAATAGACTGCAAGCGCCCCAAGACGCTCGATGAGATGAATAAGCTGTGGTATGGCGCATTCAATTCCTCACCACAGCACTATGATAGCCAACGCTATTATGTTGCGGCTCGAATTATGTTGCGCCGGGCCGCGATTCGTGCGGCCCGACTGCGGATTGCGCTACATAATATATCACCCTGCCGTATTTGGTAA
- a CDS encoding phage tail tape measure protein, translating into MMGDLGLGIIVTLKDAFSRNAARVQSSMQSLDASVEAASENMTRNMGFIEKGTMMIGAGLALLALPAGLVASTAATQKALGELASVGVRDFRAMEDAAESFTNKWSGTQKAEFISAAYDVKSALSNLSDEAVGIFASMAALTAKATKATTQEMVGTFTTAYGIFKPMMADMSDMDWAKMFSGALSQTVASFKTTGPQMAEAIKNIGAIAAASNVPLQEQLAILGQLQTTMPGSEAGTLYKAFMMKVAEAGDELGLSFVDASGTLKGIVPILQELKTRFPDLSQAAAQVKLKKAFGSDEAVRFLLQMSAGMGQLESNIHTVEEAMESGTVVTEKMAQAMNIDIGSQYGLIRQQFTNLLEILGRTFLPVVLPIMHGVSMFILYLQNLARSAPGVTRVMLTLCAVLGLLLVAVGSVVSVIGTVGLLLPAVQAGIAAIGPVFAGVCAAISASFWPVVAVIAAVVLAIVLLKRAWETNFAGIRTVVLGTWSKVSLVFQGVLALIGSLRNGAGQMSADLAQKLQAEGLMGFVTTVFQVYFRVRQFLTGLWQAFSSAFSKVRAILEPAVRVLIGAFSELGKALFSVFGAFGKAGTAVNASSFQNVGVVLGRILGVIVQITAYVLKFVISPLVFIIRTVALVVRAVVWLGRTIVSAFIAAAPVVYKFYLPLRMLVQGLLMVGRVAWSVWQILTGQISVVDGLKSIGSAIYQFLTTPFLWVRDVASSLWTAIQSGAATTMGALRTFFGGIVGSASTAWISIRGAAVSAFANIVSGLRSLVTNAFQSGRSIMTAVASGIRSAITAPYEAAKSALAKIRRLLPHSDALEGPLSTLTRSGSAMLEAFSSGISKASSLPSQALQQAFEFARSAALPTAIAGTMALTPSIAGAVPESHMPVAVTHRESGAMNTRQATLLSGVRGTSGFGRNADYDAQNLQPLLQAILAKLDALGDRPIDVSVTTNLDGRKIAQAVYNDIRDRKVRNYEQA; encoded by the coding sequence ATGATGGGTGATCTGGGCCTGGGGATAATTGTCACCTTGAAGGATGCATTCAGCCGTAATGCTGCACGGGTGCAGTCATCGATGCAGTCTCTGGATGCATCCGTCGAAGCTGCAAGTGAGAATATGACACGCAATATGGGCTTCATCGAAAAGGGAACTATGATGATCGGGGCGGGTCTTGCGCTGCTCGCACTTCCCGCTGGTCTTGTTGCATCGACCGCAGCAACTCAAAAGGCTCTGGGTGAACTTGCATCCGTTGGCGTCAGAGATTTCAGAGCGATGGAAGATGCAGCCGAATCGTTTACTAACAAGTGGTCAGGGACTCAGAAAGCCGAGTTCATATCGGCGGCATATGATGTGAAGTCAGCGCTGTCGAACTTGAGTGATGAAGCAGTAGGCATATTTGCGTCAATGGCTGCGCTGACTGCCAAAGCGACCAAAGCCACAACCCAGGAGATGGTCGGGACATTCACCACGGCATACGGCATCTTTAAGCCTATGATGGCCGACATGTCCGATATGGACTGGGCGAAAATGTTTTCCGGTGCTCTTTCCCAGACTGTAGCATCATTCAAGACCACCGGCCCCCAGATGGCGGAGGCAATAAAGAACATCGGTGCGATTGCGGCAGCATCCAATGTGCCTTTGCAGGAACAGCTTGCAATACTCGGACAGCTTCAGACTACTATGCCTGGTTCTGAGGCAGGAACACTATACAAAGCGTTTATGATGAAAGTCGCCGAGGCAGGGGACGAACTGGGCCTCAGCTTTGTAGATGCAAGTGGCACACTCAAGGGGATTGTGCCGATACTTCAGGAACTCAAGACCAGGTTCCCAGACCTGTCGCAGGCTGCAGCACAGGTAAAGCTCAAGAAAGCATTCGGGTCCGATGAGGCTGTGCGGTTCCTGCTGCAGATGTCGGCAGGTATGGGCCAACTCGAAAGCAATATCCACACTGTCGAGGAGGCGATGGAATCCGGCACCGTGGTGACCGAGAAAATGGCGCAGGCAATGAATATAGATATCGGTTCGCAGTACGGACTCATACGCCAGCAGTTCACGAATCTTCTGGAGATTCTCGGACGCACATTTCTGCCGGTAGTGCTGCCGATTATGCATGGAGTTTCAATGTTTATTTTGTATCTTCAGAACCTGGCGAGGTCCGCTCCAGGCGTGACACGCGTAATGCTGACACTATGCGCCGTGCTGGGTCTGCTGCTGGTGGCAGTTGGAAGTGTTGTATCCGTGATAGGGACAGTTGGATTACTGCTTCCGGCTGTCCAGGCTGGAATTGCCGCGATAGGGCCGGTTTTCGCCGGAGTCTGTGCGGCGATATCCGCGTCGTTCTGGCCGGTGGTTGCCGTAATAGCAGCCGTTGTACTTGCAATCGTGTTGTTGAAGCGTGCATGGGAGACCAACTTCGCCGGTATCAGGACTGTGGTTCTCGGTACGTGGAGCAAAGTAAGTCTTGTATTTCAAGGCGTTCTGGCTCTAATCGGCTCACTTCGGAATGGTGCAGGTCAGATGTCTGCGGATCTTGCCCAAAAGCTTCAAGCCGAAGGATTGATGGGGTTCGTGACCACTGTTTTCCAGGTCTATTTCCGCGTGCGGCAGTTTCTTACTGGACTGTGGCAGGCGTTCTCATCGGCGTTTAGCAAGGTTCGCGCGATTCTTGAGCCTGCGGTACGCGTCCTGATCGGTGCCTTTTCCGAACTTGGAAAGGCTCTGTTTTCTGTCTTTGGCGCTTTTGGAAAAGCCGGAACTGCTGTGAATGCATCGTCGTTCCAGAATGTTGGAGTCGTACTCGGCAGGATTCTCGGAGTGATAGTGCAGATTACAGCCTATGTTTTGAAGTTCGTTATTTCCCCGCTTGTGTTCATCATCAGGACTGTGGCCCTGGTTGTGCGGGCTGTCGTGTGGCTTGGTCGAACCATTGTTAGTGCATTTATTGCCGCTGCGCCGGTGGTCTACAAGTTCTATCTGCCGCTTCGGATGCTGGTGCAGGGACTCCTGATGGTCGGCCGGGTTGCATGGTCGGTATGGCAAATACTTACTGGTCAAATATCAGTGGTCGATGGCCTGAAATCCATCGGCAGCGCAATTTATCAGTTTCTCACGACTCCATTTCTATGGGTTCGGGACGTGGCATCATCTTTGTGGACGGCGATTCAAAGCGGGGCGGCAACGACAATGGGTGCACTCAGGACATTCTTTGGTGGCATTGTCGGCTCAGCATCCACAGCATGGATATCTATTCGTGGCGCGGCCGTGAGCGCTTTTGCCAATATAGTCAGTGGTCTGCGCAGCTTGGTTACGAACGCATTCCAAAGCGGACGGTCCATTATGACCGCTGTAGCTTCAGGAATCCGCAGTGCGATCACCGCGCCGTATGAAGCTGCGAAATCGGCACTTGCGAAAATAAGAAGACTGCTGCCGCACTCGGATGCTTTGGAAGGGCCTCTTTCCACACTTACGAGAAGTGGATCGGCGATGTTGGAAGCATTCAGCTCAGGGATCTCAAAGGCATCCAGTTTGCCATCGCAGGCTTTGCAGCAGGCATTTGAGTTTGCAAGGTCGGCTGCACTGCCAACGGCAATTGCTGGAACTATGGCTCTCACACCGTCTATTGCTGGTGCTGTGCCCGAATCGCACATGCCAGTGGCTGTTACTCACAGAGAAAGTGGAGCGATGAACACCAGGCAGGCGACGTTACTTTCCGGCGTGCGTGGAACATCCGGCTTTGGTCGGAATGCGGATTACGACGCTCAGAACCTGCAGCCATTACTTCAGGCTATCCTGGCAAAGTTGGATGCTTTGGGTGACAGGCCAATAGATGTCTCGGTGACTACGAATCTTGACGGCCGAAAGATAGCTCAGGCTGTTTACAACGACATTCGCGATAGAAAGGTCAGGAATTATGAGCAAGCCTGA
- a CDS encoding amidoligase family protein gives MIDFRELKFGVEIETTGKSRGAVAKGIQSVVGGTIEHTGQPAAYDPHTVTDPNSRQWKVVADASLSDAPANLRAEIVTPILTYRDIPVLQDVVRAVRRTGAQATQTCGCHIL, from the coding sequence GTGATAGATTTTCGTGAACTGAAATTCGGAGTGGAGATAGAGACTACCGGCAAGTCGCGCGGAGCCGTGGCTAAGGGGATCCAGTCCGTGGTCGGCGGCACCATTGAGCATACAGGTCAGCCCGCTGCCTACGATCCTCACACGGTAACAGATCCAAATAGCAGACAATGGAAAGTGGTTGCCGACGCGTCACTATCCGATGCACCTGCCAACCTTAGAGCTGAGATAGTAACGCCTATTCTTACATATCGGGACATACCTGTGCTGCAGGATGTTGTCAGAGCCGTGCGCAGAACAGGCGCGCAGGCCACACAGACCTGCGGGTGCCATATACTGTAG
- a CDS encoding PAAR domain-containing protein, producing the protein MTSSIARLGDGSDHNGVIITAASRTFINGKPAARKGDLHSCPMHGITPIISGSDRLLIEGQPAARVGDSAACGAVITSGSPDTSAG; encoded by the coding sequence ATGACAAGTTCAATTGCGCGGTTGGGCGACGGATCTGACCACAATGGAGTCATCATCACCGCAGCAAGCCGCACGTTCATAAATGGGAAACCGGCTGCGCGCAAAGGTGACTTGCACTCTTGCCCGATGCACGGGATAACACCCATTATTTCCGGCAGCGACCGGCTCCTCATAGAAGGTCAGCCAGCCGCACGCGTGGGCGACTCGGCTGCATGCGGGGCAGTAATAACCTCCGGCAGTCCGGATACCAGTGCCGGTTAG
- a CDS encoding phage baseplate assembly protein V, with protein MLPFEDEEHKDRYAGKWYGKYRAFVRDHHDPERLGRCRLEIPAVLGVGEENWSDWASPCFPYGGTDNCGMFLVPEEGASVWAEFEGGDAQFPIWSGVWLAGSNPGEQPDESKRLCDSDMCADCGDMTDHASNRTDNLEHAKFHGHPPFYCPKMKVLAKTPLGHTILLDDKDDTACVRIIDSSGQSITLESGRRVQIADKAGSTITMDAVSGDITIISAGNVLINP; from the coding sequence ATGCTCCCATTCGAGGACGAGGAACACAAAGATCGCTACGCCGGAAAGTGGTACGGCAAGTACAGGGCATTTGTCAGAGACCATCATGATCCAGAACGATTGGGCAGGTGCAGACTGGAAATTCCGGCAGTGCTTGGTGTGGGTGAGGAGAACTGGTCTGACTGGGCGTCGCCATGCTTTCCCTATGGCGGAACCGACAACTGTGGCATGTTCCTCGTCCCTGAAGAAGGTGCATCGGTATGGGCTGAGTTCGAAGGCGGCGACGCGCAATTTCCAATATGGTCCGGTGTATGGCTTGCCGGGAGCAATCCCGGCGAGCAGCCTGATGAGTCAAAACGTCTATGCGATTCGGATATGTGCGCGGATTGCGGGGATATGACGGATCATGCGTCGAATCGGACAGATAATCTGGAGCATGCCAAGTTCCACGGCCACCCGCCGTTCTACTGCCCAAAGATGAAAGTGCTTGCCAAGACGCCGCTGGGTCACACGATACTGCTGGATGATAAAGACGATACAGCCTGTGTGCGAATTATAGATTCGTCTGGCCAGTCCATAACCTTGGAATCTGGCCGAAGAGTACAAATCGCCGACAAGGCTGGTAGCACCATTACGATGGATGCCGTGTCTGGTGATATCACAATCATATCTGCAGGTAATGTCCTGATTAACCCGTGA
- a CDS encoding GPW/gp25 family protein, translating to MATHNGKKAAVQTAAGAVTPRFRFAGLHKPGVLYTFEEAAGDEFGVLGDISIFVAGGHSTDSDVRVDVTNAVVIDADLEFTITNAFAALCDLELIVTEPLTITADVSILVMWPATSNGGGSTGETNNPALEFLGKGLKYPFTFQKRSGGAQISTATSSDHAHIHESIRQILGTKKGERFMRPDFGTRLHELVFEPNDQLLYGLIRHDVIEALYAWEPRIIVTDVTVAADGSDEHLVIVNISYRLISSQVEGNMVIPFWRELE from the coding sequence GTGGCAACGCATAATGGCAAAAAGGCGGCTGTCCAAACTGCTGCAGGGGCTGTTACCCCCAGATTTCGATTTGCGGGGCTGCACAAGCCTGGAGTGCTCTACACATTTGAGGAAGCCGCAGGCGACGAGTTCGGCGTTCTTGGGGACATCTCGATTTTCGTTGCAGGCGGACACAGTACAGACTCGGATGTGCGCGTTGACGTGACTAACGCTGTGGTGATTGATGCTGACCTTGAGTTCACGATCACAAACGCTTTTGCCGCTCTTTGCGATCTGGAACTCATAGTAACAGAGCCGCTCACGATTACTGCCGATGTATCAATTCTGGTCATGTGGCCTGCAACTTCAAACGGCGGCGGTTCTACAGGCGAGACCAATAATCCGGCATTGGAGTTTCTTGGCAAGGGTCTGAAGTATCCGTTCACTTTTCAGAAGCGGTCCGGCGGTGCACAGATATCGACCGCGACATCATCAGATCACGCTCACATTCATGAGAGCATCCGACAGATACTTGGTACAAAAAAAGGCGAGCGGTTTATGAGACCTGACTTTGGAACTCGCCTTCACGAACTGGTTTTCGAGCCAAATGACCAGCTCCTGTATGGTCTCATTCGACATGATGTTATCGAGGCTCTGTATGCATGGGAGCCGAGGATTATTGTCACCGATGTTACTGTAGCAGCCGATGGCAGTGATGAGCACTTGGTGATTGTAAATATCAGTTACAGGCTTATATCTTCGCAGGTCGAGGGAAATATGGTCATCCCCTTCTGGCGCGAATTGGAGTAA
- a CDS encoding phage tail protein — protein sequence MKPFAERLLEMLPDIYAECDTSGDLKALLAVIGPTLDELKSRIDGITSLASPVDCLPDFLAYLAALIGATFDTTTSPTPQRRSIQEAIERYRRTGTTAALVRDLARLGWAGEIVETYHSVLRLNYNAKLNHQKLPGIKYNHGIYGITQPLEDSEFLEIAARHQPAGTICWIEEEEIEIS from the coding sequence ATGAAGCCATTTGCCGAGAGATTGTTGGAAATGCTGCCTGACATATATGCGGAATGCGATACCTCCGGGGATTTAAAGGCGCTGCTTGCAGTAATAGGGCCAACACTTGATGAACTGAAATCCCGCATAGACGGCATTACCAGTCTTGCGTCACCTGTCGATTGTCTGCCGGATTTCCTGGCGTATCTTGCTGCCTTAATCGGTGCAACGTTTGACACGACGACGAGCCCGACGCCTCAGCGCAGGAGTATTCAGGAAGCCATAGAGAGATACAGGCGCACCGGCACTACAGCCGCGCTTGTCCGAGACCTTGCCAGGCTAGGCTGGGCAGGCGAAATAGTCGAGACTTACCATTCGGTTCTACGCCTGAATTACAACGCGAAACTCAATCACCAGAAACTGCCGGGCATAAAATACAACCACGGGATTTATGGAATTACTCAGCCACTGGAGGATAGTGAGTTCCTGGAGATAGCCGCCAGGCACCAGCCGGCAGGAACAATTTGTTGGATCGAAGAGGAGGAGATTGAAATATCATGA
- a CDS encoding type II toxin-antitoxin system RelE/ParE family toxin, which produces MPNKPEYLIVVREAVAKEIRSLPSDVKQRVIKTIDSLCYDPRPRGSLKLKGGGSLYRVRVGVYRVVYNVDDASRQIIITRVRHRREVYD; this is translated from the coding sequence ATGCCCAACAAGCCTGAATACCTGATAGTAGTTCGTGAGGCCGTGGCCAAAGAAATCCGCTCCCTTCCTTCAGATGTCAAGCAGCGTGTAATTAAGACTATCGATTCCTTGTGCTATGATCCTCGTCCGAGAGGTTCTCTCAAACTCAAAGGAGGAGGGAGCCTTTACCGCGTCCGTGTCGGCGTTTACCGCGTTGTGTATAATGTCGATGATGCCTCACGCCAGATCATAATAACCCGTGTTCGACACAGACGAGAAGTCTATGATTAG